A DNA window from Porites lutea chromosome 6, jaPorLute2.1, whole genome shotgun sequence contains the following coding sequences:
- the LOC140940070 gene encoding glucose-induced degradation protein 4 homolog, whose product MPGKVALNPLPPGTKQPGLAQSLLYSGSRFQGHQKSKGNRYDVEVVLKHVEEEKGFLCGYLKIKGLTDEYPHLTTFFDGEIIGEKHPFLTRKWDADEEVDRKHWGKFLAFYQFAKNFNSDNFEYSQLDNLDFVFMRWKEHFLVPDHTITDINGASFAGFYYVCLQKSAATIEGYYYHRSSEWFQSLNLVHVPDHSQPIYEFR is encoded by the exons ATGCCGGGGAAAGTTGCCCTGAATCCCCTTCCCCCAGGCACGAAACAGCCTGGTTTGGCTCAGTCGCTGTTGTACAGTGGTAGCAGGTTTCAGGGACACcaaaaaagtaaaggaaatcGATACGACGTTGAAGTTGTGTTGAAG CACGTAGAAGAAGAGAAAGGGTTTCTTTGTGGTTATCTAAAAATTAAAGGACTAACTGAT GAATATCCTCatttaacaactttttttgATGGAGAGATCATTGGAGAAAAACATCCCTTTTTGACAAGAAAATGG GATGCAGATGAGGAAGTAGATAGGAAACACTGG GGAAAGTTCCTGGCATTTTACCAATttgcaaaaaattttaactCGGATAATTTTGAATACAGTCAGCTGGACAACTTAGACTTCGTTTTTATGAGATGGAAG GAACATTTCCTTGTTCCAGATCACACTATCACAGATATAAATGGGGCATCATTTGCTGGTTTTTACTACGTGTGCCTTCAAAAGTCCGCAGCCACAATTGAAGGGTATTATTATCATCGGAGTTCAGAATG GTTTCAATCATTAAATCTTGTACATGTCCCGGATCACAGTCAACCCATTTATGAATTCAGATGA